Proteins encoded by one window of Haliotis asinina isolate JCU_RB_2024 chromosome 6, JCU_Hal_asi_v2, whole genome shotgun sequence:
- the LOC137286750 gene encoding uncharacterized protein codes for MSVIVDNMAAGAWTILPSILCVALTRGLADFPFRNTSLSWSARVDDLVSRLTIDEIQRQMARGGADTDGTPPIPRLGIKPYSWNTECLRGDVRAGNATGFPQALGLAASFSPSLIYQIAEATSVEVRAKYNYYKSQGLSQNHMGVSCFSPVINIVRDPRWGRNQETYGEDPYQSGVLATSFVRGLQGNDARYVRANAGCKHFAAYDGPDNIPSSRFQFDAMVSERDLRTTFLPAFRACVKAGTYSFMCSYNSLNGVPACASKQLLTDILRSEWGFTGYVVSDEGAVGNVKSGHHYANTSVDIVADCVNAGCNLELSAHENNLKYYYMAEAIQQGKLTEETVRESVKPLFYTRMRLGEFDPPEMNPYSKLDLSVIENEAHQILAIEAAMKTFVLLKNMDNILPLKRDTFDKIAVVGPMANDTTQLFGDYAPATPSIFIRTVLQGLGKLAKSVNYAAGCDDNFCKHYDDVSVKKAVAMTEVIFVCLGTGQLIESESNDRYDINLPGDQLQLLQDVAANRNGTPVVLLLFNAGALNMTWADQSADIAAIMECFFPAQATGEALRRVMINEGPGSNPAGRMPATWPASEDQIFNITDYSMEGKTYRYFKGDPLYPYGYGLSYTQFSYVFLENPITITAGQDLHGMATVFNTGNIDGDEVIQVYIQWMNATQPTPKLQLAWFDRVTIPANREMNVNFTVSAESMAVWVGNAGWTIEEGQMMLYVGGQQPNQKRQTSSNVFHANFKIVGSKFLGLY; via the exons ATGTCAGTAATTGTTGACAACATGGCAGCAGGTGCATGGACCATCCTGCCTTCTATCCTATGTGTTGCCCTTACCCGGGGGCTGGCAGACTTTCCGTTCAGGAACACCTCACTGTCCTGGAGTGCTCGGGTGGATGACCTGGTCAGTCGTCTCACTATTGATGAGATCCAGCGTCAGATGGCGAGGGGTGGAGCGGATACCGATGGTACTCCTCCTATCCCCCGACTGGGTATCAAGCCATACTCTTGGAACACGGAATGTCTGAGAGGTGATGTCCGTGCAGGGAACGCTACAGGATTTCCTCAGGCGCTGGGTCTTGCTGCTTCGTTTAG CCCATCTTTGATTTATCAAATAGCCGAGGCAACAAGTGTCGAGGTCCGAGCAAAGTACAACTATTACAAAAGTCAGGGACTTTCTCAAAATCATATGGGAGTAAGCTGTTTCAGTCCTGTCATTAACATCGTCAGGGACCCTAGATGGGGCAGAAATCAG GAAACATACGGGGAGGACCCTTACCAGAGCGGCGTTCTTGCAACCAGCTTCGTCCGGGGACTACAAGGCAACGACGCGCGATATGTGCGTGCCAATGCTGGATGTAAACACTTCGCAGCCTATGACGGTCCAGATAATATACCAAGTTCAAGATTTCAGTTTGATGCCATG GTAAGCGAGCGTGACCTCCGAACGACCTTCCTTCCTGCCTTCAGAGCCTGTGTCAAGGCCGGAACATACAGTTTCATGTGCAGCTACAATAG CTTGAACGGCGTGCCGGCATGTGCCAGTAAGCAGCTACTCACCGACATTCTCCGATCGGAGTGGGGGTTTACAGGATACGTCGTAAGCGACGAGGGTGCTGTAGGGAACGTTAAATCCGGCCACCACTACGCCAACACCTCCGTGGACATCGTGGCCGACTGTGTGAACGCTGGATGCAACTTGGAACTATCTGCGCATGAGAACAATCTGAAATACTACTATATGG CCGAGGCCATACAACAAGGAAAACTTACAGAGGAAACAGTCAGAGAAAGTGTCAAACCCTTGTTCTACACCAGAATGAGGTTGGGCGAGTTCGATCCCCCGGAAATGAACCCATATTCCAAACTTGACCTCTCTGTTATTGAAAACGAGGCTCACCAAATACTTGCAATCGAAGCAGCCATGAAGACATTTGTGTTGCTGAAGAACATGGACAACATTTTGCCCCTTAAGAGAGACACTTTCGACAAGATTGCT GTCGTTGGACCCATGGCAAATGATACAACTCAGTTGTTTGGGGACTATGCGCCTGCTACCCCCTCCATCTTCATACGAACTGTCCTGCAGGGCTTGGGAAAGCTTGCCAAGTCTGTCAACTACGCAGCCGGATGTGATGACAACTTCTGTAAACATTACGACGATGTATCTGTGAAAAAAGCAGTGGCCATGACAGAGGTTATATTTGTGTGTCTTGGAACAG GGCAATTGATTGAATCCGAGAGCAACGATCGCTACGACATCAACCTCCCTGGGGATCAACTACAGCTGCTTCAAGACGTTGCTGCCAACA GAAATGGGACCCCCGTGGTTCtcctgttgtttaacgccggaGCCCTAAACATGACCTGGGCAGATCAAAGCGCCGACATCGCCGCGATCATGGAATGTTTCTTCCCAGCACAGGCAACAGGGGAGGCACTTAGGCGTGTGATGATTAACGAaggtccaggttcgaatcctgctgGTAGAATGCCGGCTACATGGCCCGCCTCAGAGGATCAG ATCTTCAACATCACCGACTATTCAATGGAAGGGAAGACGTATCGCTACTTCAAAGGAGATCCTCTGTACCCTTACGGCTACGGGTTGTCCTATACTCAGTTTAGTTACGTCTTTCTGGAAAACCCAATAACAATCACCGCGGGACAAGATCTTCATGGTATGGCCACCGTCTTCAACACCGGGAATATTGATGGAGATGAG GTTATACAAGTCTACATTCAGTGGATGAATGCTACCCAACCCACTCCCAAGTTACAACTCGCCTGGTTCGACCGAGTCACAATCCCTGCCAATAGAGAGATGAACGTTAATTTCACTGTTTCTGCTGAAAGTATGGCAGTGTGGGTGGGCAACGCTGGCTGGACAATTGAGGAGG GACAGATGATGCTTTATGTTGGAGGTCAACAGCCAAACCAGAAGAGGCAAACAAGTTCAAACGTTTTCCACGCTAACTTCAAGATCGTGGGATCGAAATTTTTAGGGCTatattaa